From Rutidosis leptorrhynchoides isolate AG116_Rl617_1_P2 chromosome 3, CSIRO_AGI_Rlap_v1, whole genome shotgun sequence, a single genomic window includes:
- the LOC139898632 gene encoding mitochondrial uncoupling protein 2-like, whose protein sequence is MTDLSHRTDISFAATFFCSAFAACFAELCTIPLDTAKVRLQLQKRAGMGEEGDAAKYKGVLGTIATIAKEEGLFALWKGIVPGLHRQFIYGGLRISLYEPVKAFCAGGIILSDISLFQKIVAALITGAIAISLANPTDLVKVRLQAEGKLPHGAPRRYTGALNAYYTILKEEGLVALWTGLGPNIARNAIINAAELASYDQVKQSILSIPGFTDNIFTHLLAGLGAGFFAVLIGSPVDVVKSRMMGDSSIYKSTVDCMVKTLNVEGALAFYKGFLPNFGRLGSWNVIMFLTLEQVKRLFY, encoded by the exons ATGACGGATCTCAGCCATCGCACTGACATCTCCTTCGCCGCTACCTTTTTTTGCAGCGCATTTGCCGCTTGTTTTGCTGAG TTATGTACAATCCCTCTAGACACTGCTAAAGTTCGACTTCAACTCCAAAAGAGAGCTGGGATGGGAGAAGAAGGCGATGCAGCTAAGTACAAGGGTGTTTTAGGTACGATTGCTACTATAGCCAAAGAAGAAGGTTTATTTGcactttggaaaggtattgtaccTGGATTACATCGTCAGTTTATATACGGAGGCTTAAGGATCAGTTTGTATGAGCCT GTCAAGGCCTTTTGTGCTGGCGGCATCATCCTCAGTGACATTTCACTCTTCCAGAAAATCGTTGCTGCTTTGATTACAG GTGCCATCGCAATTTCATTGGCTAATCCAACCGATTTAGTTAAAGTCCGGCTTCAAGCAGAAGGTAAATTGCCACATGGAGCACCCCGCCGCTACACTGGTGCTCTCAATGCTTATTACACTATACTGAAGGAA GAAGGACTAGTGGCACTCTGGACTGGTCTGGGTCCTAATATAGCTAGAAATGCTATTATTAATGCGGCAGAACTCGCTAGCTATGATCAAGTGAAACAG AGCATTTTGAGCATTCCAGGGTTCACAGACAACATATTCACTCATCTACTCGCGGGTTTAGGTGCTGGTTTTTTTGCAGTGTTGATTGGTTCACCTGTTGACGTG GTTAAGTCTAGAATGATGGGAGATTCTTCAATCTATAAAAGCACTGTCGATTGTATGGTTAAAACCTTAAATGTTGAG GGAGCCCTTGCGTTTTACAAAGGATTCCTCCCAAATTTTGGTCGGCTAGGATCCTGGAACGTTATAATGTTTTTAACACTTGAGCAG GTCAAAAGATTATTCTATTGA